TTATGCCTATTATACTGCTATAGTTTATTGGAAATTATTTGCCTTACCAAATATAAAAGTATATGGAAATCCTGGTGTTGGGGAGGAAGATTAATGCCTCTTTTAGCCTAAcactgtaatattttaatatttgtttttcaggGAAACATTATTTGACCCATTACTTAAACAAAGCAATAAATCAGTGAGATAAAATGATAAGCAGTactttatgtattatgtataatatcttaagtttttttttgttttctatgctTAATGGGCATTAATTACGTATTACTGAATATTCACTAAATATTAATCATGCATTGggtatttttcagaaattttattttgttgattgggAAATATAAATGGGTCCTTCAAATTTTAGGtggataaattataaaacaatatgcCCTTTGTTTGCATTCATATAACTGTATATTAAGCCATTATTTCCCGTATACTATTATTGCTACTTATAACATATATCCTACATTAAATGCTTACAGCGTGCCAAGAaccattctaagcactttatttattttttcttgttagctggatatatttcttttttctttttctttttttttttttttgtcacagaACAAACACTGTTTGCCGTAGAGGAAACTGGCATTGCAGTCTGGTGGCGTAATGGCTTGTTCATATAAACCAGTACATGTTCATCCTTCAGCGCAAAAAGCCCTAATGGCGCACATCCTATTAAAATTCAGGATctccaatattctctctctctgtttttctttgtcatcttttttttaaacattttcaaagtttGTCCAAAAGAAGGTCATATAGGTTCTTGGCTAGCAGAAGACAATTCAGAACAGCTGTTGCACATTTGGACTGTCACCTTCTCCAGGCTGGCAGttgatatcttattttttttcaactcctttttattaaaaaaattttaaaaatgctccaACTGTCAGTTTTACAAAATCTCTAAGGGAAACACAAGAGCAAGGTGCTGAGGTAAAAAACACCTGAGGTagcttttttctgtgtgtttttctcGTTAAAATAATCTGTAAGTTTAACGCCCTGGGTCAACAACCTTGTATAAATTTCTACTttcctccacattttttttttaagaaagaaattattttgctgAGTATTGATGGCTTATACACCAAAatgcaaaaagacaaaatacattctttcattgtggaattttttctttgtttggttgattggttggtttGATAGGTTCCTGTTTTCCTCTTCCAAAATGCTAGGACAAGTACCATTGACTCTTGTTCTTTTGAGTAACCAAGTGTAAGTTGAGGCTGGTTTGTGTGTTTCGCTTTTGTTCCTTTTGTGTGATGTGATACTCAGAGCACTGCTTTGCCTGGCAGAGGGGGGTCAGGGGGGTGCGTAGATATGGGATTGAGATGGAGGGATGAGGGAATTCAAAAGAATGGAGATAGAGAAGAAGGGGaggggggggaggggagagatagagagagacagagaattatATAGCAGTATGCAAAAAACCAGTTTAAAACCTGTGAAGCAAAGAGAAATGGGTGTATGACCTAGACAGTCATGAGGAGTGACAGAGTTTCCCCTTCAAGGAGACAGTATCCCTTCTGTTGACATACATAGGTGATCCAGAACTGCTGTGAGTGTCCTTCCGACAAAATTTCCTTCTGGGTGAATTTTGTGTGGGTGGCCTCGAAGGTCCTCTCTACACGGTGAGACCTTCCAAAGAAAGACTTTATTCTGTAAAGTCTAGAAAAGCCTGCTctctctttaaaaagagaaaaataataattgattaaAAATTGGAGTTagttatttgatatattatttctaaaatatattaccGCTGCAGGCACCCTGTGTAACCCACAGGCCACATATCTTAACATCTTCCCCTTCTAATATGTATACACGTGTAGAGAGACTATTTGCCACAAAAAAGGGCGTGCATTTTGCTTGGCTTTGAACATGTTTACCTATTTTAGTTCAACTAAAAGGGATAGCGTCATGGGAGTTAAGGAGAGATCCGAGTGGATGGTGAAGTGGATGGCTGAAGCCTGCAGAAGCCCTGGGGGACAGGAGGAGGGGCCCGGTGGTTCTGGCAAACCTGGTTTACCTTCCCCACCCCTCCTCGGCCCCTGGGATTCTCAGGGCCTCTACAGAGTCCCTGGCCGCCTCCGTAGACTTCTCATTCCTCAGATGGTCTTTGGTTTGCTCTTGATCTGGCTGGCTGTGTTTGGTCTCATTCTGTCAGGTGTTGGAAGGGCTACATTCTTCCGTTGTTTTGCTTGTGCCTGTGGGATCCTCACTTGCTGCGCTGTGAGGCGACTCCCTGAGGGTATTTCTGCTCCTGCTGCTTCACCTGTTGTACAACTTCCCTGATCTTGCGCTGTGCAGTCTGGCTAGCAAAGAAGTGCCCGATAATTCTGACGatcatttcctcattttcatctggcGTTTGGTCACGAGGCACGATGACTTCTGCACTGATTAAATTCTGCAGTTCATTCACGGTCTTGCCCCCTTTGCCAATCACCCGGCCAGCGGTGGAAGAGGGCACTCTGATATGGGTTTCCAGCTTCACTTCTTCTTTGGGGttaaaaaagttttcttctttcagtttccCAAAGATCCGTCCCTGGGCCTTGAACTGGGATTCTGGTGGCCAGGTGATGATGACCTTCCGCTGACCTCTGGGCCTTCCGCAGGGGCGATCTTGATGGAGGCTCCCACGAATCTCGCCAGCTGTTTGATGTGTGCCCCTTTCTTCCCGATGATGGCGCCCACACCCTGGGTTGGGATGAAGAGATTCACAATCTCCTGCTCTGGATAAGAGTGATGATGCGGGAACGGGCCAAACTGGTGATGGGGGTACAGGCTGGAGAAGTATCCGAAGTGGGTATTAACAGTCAGCGTATCATTTTCAAAGGCCTCACGCAGCTTCTTCATAATCTCTATCTCAGCACTGGCACAGACCTCGACTGTGCCCTTCATAGTGATGGTTCTTTCCGGGTTGTATATGCTCAAATCCTGCGAAGATGAGATTGTTATCTTGGTCCCTGTttcatgttcatttttcttcaaatttctgccttcttttccaATCAGTCTTCCAACCAAGCCATTGTGGGCCAAGATTTTCAGAGGAATCTCTTCGGCTAGTTTGGCCTCATCTGCCTCTTTCTGCATTATTTCAAGAATCATGCGGCATGCTTCAGAAGTCCCCTCTGGGGTGGCATGGATGGTGACAGGCTTCTCTGCAGCTCCGGAGTTCTCTTGTCTATAGATGTCTACCCGGGACTGGCTCTGCTTAGTGATGTTCTTTATGGTCAAGCCCTCCTTTCCGATGATGGCACCAACAAACTGGGTGGGGAACAGGATCCGCAGTGGGAAATCAATCTGTCTGGCCTGAGAAGAGCCCCCAGGGGCTTGGCCTTGCTCCCAGGAAGAGTGGTCCCCACGCTGGGCTAGCTGAGGGGGCGAAGGGCAGCTCAACCCTTCATCCGGGATGTAGGAAATCTTGAAggagtggttctcaaactggTGCCCGCTTAGCTTCTTCatggctatttttacttcttcttttgtTGCATATGTGACGTTGACAACAgcggtctctgtgtctgtgttgaCTTGTTCCACATTCTCCACTGTCCCATATTGAGCCAAAAGTCCATCCAACACCTCCCACTGCAGGTGAGGAGGGATATTTCGAATCTGAATGTTCCTGCTCCTTAGCTTTATAGAGACTGAATAATCAACTTCCATGATTTTCCCATGCAATTCCACTTGACCCGAGAGGGTCTCGATGGTGCGGATGGCCCAGTTCTGGTCGGGGTAGTCCACGAAGGCGTAGCGGGACTTGAGCAGGACCTGTCCCGCCAGGGGCAGCTTCCTGTCCCCAAAGAGCTGCCGGAGGTCTTCGGCGGTGACGGCGGGGCTCAGGTTCCCGATGAAAAGCTTGTTCATCATCCGTCTCTTCCCCGAGGGCCGGCGGCTCCCCCGCCCGATACCCCGCGCTCCTCGCCTCCTCCGCTGCCCtagtctctcttcttcctcctccgcCCCGCCTCCccgccacccacccccaccctcagcctGGCTCCCCTCTTGAAGCACTTTAAATGTGTTTTCTACTTTAATCTTTACAAGAATTGAATGAGGTatgtccattttacaaatgaggaaaccaagtcacagagaagttaagtcatCTACATGTTTTATGGCTGCAATATCAGATGACGCTTAAGTTTATGCAGAATCAGTCTAAATAACTCATCTTATTTAAACTGTATGAGTTAGATTGGGCTTTATCTTACTAGTCTCtttttctaatactttttttaaaaaagcaattgttAAGGGAACCACAATTAACTTCAGCACAATGACAGATGCTATTACTCAGAGGTtatgataactttaaagattaaAGATTAAATTGactcgccgggcgcggtggctcacgcctgtaatcccagcactttgggaggccgaggagggcggatcacgaggtcaggagattgagaccatcctggctaccacggtgaaaccccgtc
The Pan troglodytes isolate AG18354 chromosome 10, NHGRI_mPanTro3-v2.0_pri, whole genome shotgun sequence genome window above contains:
- the LOC100608976 gene encoding LOW QUALITY PROTEIN: insulin-like growth factor 2 mRNA-binding protein 2 (The sequence of the model RefSeq protein was modified relative to this genomic sequence to represent the inferred CDS: inserted 1 base in 1 codon), producing MMNKLFIGNLSPAVTAEDLRQLFGDRKLPLAGQVLLKSRYAFVDYPDQNWAIRTIETLSGQVELHGKIMEVDYSVSIKLRSRNIQIRNIPPHLQWEVLDGLLAQYGTVENVEQVNTDTETAVVNVTYATKEEVKIAMKKLSGHQFENHSFKISYIPDEGLSCPSPPQLAQRGDHSSWEQGQAPGGSSQARQIDFPLRILFPTQFVGAIIGKEGLTIKNITKQSQSRVDIYRQENSGAAEKPVTIHATPEGTSEACRMILEIMQKEADEAKLAEEIPLKILAHNGLVGRLIGKEGRNLKKNEHETGTKITISSSQDLSIYNPERTITMKGTVEVCASAEIEIMKKLREAFENDTLTVNTHFGYFSSLYPHHQFGPFPHHHSYPEQEIVNLFIPTQGVGAIIGKKGAHIKQLARFVGASIKIAPAEGPEVXRKVIITWPPESQFKAQGRIFGKLKEENFFNPKEEVKLETHIRVPSSTAGRVIGKGGKTVNELQNLISAEVIVPRDQTPDENEEMIVRIIGHFFASQTAQRKIREVVQQVKQQEQKYPQGVASQRSK